The sequence AATCCCTATGGGCCACTTCATGCCTTCTCAAGTCTTCCATAATTTTTCCTTCTTCTGATGACATGCCACTATATGGTGTAGCAATAATCTGAGTATAAAAGGCCGCTTCCAATTGCTCAAGCGCATATGCATAATTAAGGACTCCTATGTCACCGCTTCCTAGGTCTACACCTTTATTTGCCCCAGGCAACTCTGGCTGATCCTTTCTACAGCCGGGAAAAAGTATGGAAGAAAAGAGTACTCCTGCACCTATGGCTGAGTATTTTAAAAACTCCCTCCTGTGATTATCTGGGATTTCTTCCAAAGCCTCACTATTTTTAGTCGTGTTTGTTTTCATAATTTAACTGGTTTATATTTGATTTTATATTAAGTTTCCCAAGGGGGTTTATGATTTTTGTTTTACTATTCTATTAAAGTTAAGACTTTATTTTTTAAATTCAAAATTCAAACTTTTAAAACAATAACCCATTCATCTTCTACACGTTATCACCTTTGCCATTGCTCATTATTTTAGAATTAATTGCTTAGTTATTTTTCCTTTTTCAGTTTCAATTTCAAGAATATAATGGCCAGCTGCAAGCCCTTGTAAATCAATATTGATAACAGCGCCAATTCCGAATGTTTTTTCCGCTTCCAAAACTACCTGGCCATTAAATGAAATGATTTTTAATTTGCCTTTTAAAGCCTCATCTGCTAAATATGTTAGGCTAAATAATCCATCAGAAGGGTTTGGAAAAACCTTGAATGCAGAGTCCAGCATTCGTAAATAATCTTCAGTGCAACGGCCCCCCCCCGTCAAACAGCGGGGCAGGCATTGCGACTTGCTAATGTTTCCCCGCTTTTCAACGGGCGCATAAGGGACTTCCACCCTCTGAAAAAAAAAGATCGCATCTTTTGATTGGTTTCGATAAATAAATTTGTATTTTTTGATTTTTTATTGACCTTTCAAATGTGTGTGCACTTGCAACATGCAGGGCACACACATTGGCTTATAGTAAAGCGGGCAGACGAGCAAGGCTTGTCTGTTTTTTCAGCAGCAGACAATTAATTTTAGGCAAGCCTCATGCAAGTTCATCACTTTTAATTTACATTTGTTCGTGCAGAAAGGAAAGTGCTGTTAATCCAGTTCTACTTTCCCTTTGCAGAAAAATAATGTCTATCTATAACAGGACAAAATGAACAATATGAAAAGAAATTTTCTAATACTATTGCTTGGACTTATGACCATAGCGACAAAAGCCCAAAATACTTATTTCCCGCCAATGACCGGTTCCGATTGGGATACCATCAGTCCTGCCTCTTTAGGTTGGTGTGAGGATAAAATAGATACACTTTATGGTTTTTTAAACCAAAGAGAAACAAAAGCTTTTATTGTTTTAAAAGATGGTAAAATTGCTCTTGAAAAATATTTCGGGACTTTTACTCAAGACAGCTTATGGCACTGGGCCTCGGCAAGTAAAAGCTTTACAGCTTTTCTTGCAGGTATAGCCCAACAGGAGGGTTATTTTTCCATAGATGATACAACTTCTGATTATTTGGATACAGGATGGACTGCCTGTGCTCCTGAAAAAGAAGAAAAAATAACCATTCGCCATCAGCTTACTATGACCACAGGATTAGACCAGGGTGTACCTGTTGAAGGCTGCACAATAGATACCTGCTTACAGTATCTGACTGACGCAGGTACAAATTGGGCATACCACAATGCACCTTATTACCTGATTCAAAAAATCATTGATACTACTACTGGAAACTTTAATGCATACGCTAATGCTAAAATCAGAAGCCAAATTGGCATGAATGGAGGCTTTTTTTCTTTTGGTGATGGCAAGATTAATTATAGCAATGCGAGGAGTATGGCTCGCTTTGGTTTGCTTGTTTTAAATAAAGGAAATTGGAATAGCAATCAAATTATGACTGATAGCGTTTATTTCAATCAGATGGTAAATGCCTCTACTTCTCTGAATCCATTTTACGGTTATTTATGGTGGTTAAATGATATGAATCCTGCCATAGCCCCTCCCGTTCCGCTTACTCAGCCTTTTTTTCCAAACGCCCCTACAGATGCAATTGTTGCACTGGGTAAAAATGGCCAGTTAATAAATATAGCCCCAAGCCAGAATTTAGTTTTTATTAGAATGGGAGAACTTCCCACAGATTTGAGCAATACTCCCGGGTCCTTTAATGACAGTATTTGGATTAAATTAAATGATATAATGTGTAACACTATATCCATTAACTATACTTCTTTTGATACTTTTAAGATGACTGTTTATCCAAATCCTGCAAATTCTATCATAAGTATAAAAACAAACCAAAAAATAGAAAGCATACGTATTTACAATATGACGGG comes from Bacteroidota bacterium and encodes:
- a CDS encoding ferritin-like domain-containing protein, translated to MKTNTTKNSEALEEIPDNHRREFLKYSAIGAGVLFSSILFPGCRKDQPELPGANKGVDLGSGDIGVLNYAYALEQLEAAFYTQIIATPYSGMSSEEGKIMEDLRRHEVAHRD
- a CDS encoding T9SS type A sorting domain-containing protein, whose protein sequence is MLDSAFKVFPNPSDGLFSLTYLADEALKGKLKIISFNGQVVLEAEKTFGIGAVINIDLQGLAAGHYILEIETEKGKITKQLILK
- a CDS encoding serine hydrolase; the encoded protein is MKRNFLILLLGLMTIATKAQNTYFPPMTGSDWDTISPASLGWCEDKIDTLYGFLNQRETKAFIVLKDGKIALEKYFGTFTQDSLWHWASASKSFTAFLAGIAQQEGYFSIDDTTSDYLDTGWTACAPEKEEKITIRHQLTMTTGLDQGVPVEGCTIDTCLQYLTDAGTNWAYHNAPYYLIQKIIDTTTGNFNAYANAKIRSQIGMNGGFFSFGDGKINYSNARSMARFGLLVLNKGNWNSNQIMTDSVYFNQMVNASTSLNPFYGYLWWLNDMNPAIAPPVPLTQPFFPNAPTDAIVALGKNGQLINIAPSQNLVFIRMGELPTDLSNTPGSFNDSIWIKLNDIMCNTISINYTSFDTFKMTVYPNPANSIISIKTNQKIESIRIYNMTGNLVAIDQTPDQTQFTLPDTLTSGIYLLKIDTESGIITRKIIIGK